One segment of Solanum lycopersicum chromosome 1, SLM_r2.1 DNA contains the following:
- the LOC138341635 gene encoding uncharacterized protein, with the protein MDVIGPLEPKASNGHRFILAAIDYFTKWVEALTFKSVTKKVVVDFIYFNIICRFGIPKVIITDNAANLNSHLMQEANGAVEAANKNIKKILRKMVQSSRQWHEKLPFALLGYLTTICTSVGATSYSLVYGTEAVIPAEIEIPSLRIVVVAEIDDDEWIKTRLEKLSLIDEKRLTSVCHGQLYQKRMAWAYNKKVRPRHFEEGQLVLRHILPHHAETKGKFSPNWRGSFVVKRVLPNGALYLANIEGKVTETIVNADAVKRYYI; encoded by the exons ATGGATGTGATTGGACCGCTAGAACCAAAAGCATCGAATGGTCACAGATTCATCTTGGCGGCTATTGATTATTTTacaaagtgggtggaagcaCTAACTTTCAAGTCAGTGACGAAGAAGGTCGTGGTGGATTTCATATATTTCAACATCATCTGTCGATTTGGTATTCCAAAGGTGATTATAACTGATAACGCCGCAAATCTCAACAGCCACTTAATGCAAGAG GCAAACGGGGCCGTAGAAGctgctaacaaaaatataaaaaagatacttCGTAAGATGGTGCAAAGTTCTCggcaatggcatgaaaagttgccttttgctttgttgggttatctCACTACAATCTGTACGTCAGTGGGTGCTACCTCATATTCACTCGTATACGGGACTGAGGCAGTTATACCTGCAGAGATTGAGATCCCATCTTTACGAATTGTTGTGGTGGCTGAAATCGATGATGATGAGTGGATCAAAACTCGGTTAGAGAAATTaagtttgattgatgagaagcgTCTGACATCAGTATGTCATGGACAATTATATCAGAAAAGAATGGCATGGGCATACAACAAAAAGGTGCGTCCCAGACATTTTGAAGAGGGTCAATTAGTGTTGAGACACATTTTGCCACATCATGCCGAAACCAaaggcaaattttctccaaattggaGAGGATCATTCGTTGTTAAGAGGGTATTACCCAATGGTGCTCTTTACTTAGCAAATATAGAAGGCAAAGTGACAGAAACGATCGTCAATGCTGATGCTGTGAAAAGATATTACATATGA